caaaaggtaaaattagaattaattaattgaaatgagggtattttaggtataaaatgttattaaagttttagtctccgtctctaaaaatttcagtcctCTACTGTGTTTCCACTTTTTGGAGGCACtgaaatattgaaattttaaagacagagacaaaaattttaataccaatctctaaaccaacaaatatGATACTAAGTCTCAGTCTTCCAGTTTCTGACccagtacctcaaaacaaacatTACCTTAAGAACTAATTTGTTGCAGTACTGAATTTCATTTAAGAATTTATCGTTAACCAATAAATCGTTACATATATAAGGCAGAATTCGAATTTCTAATACTTTCTTAAATAGACCAATAAACTAAGAATCAGACCAATTCAACTTAATTTGTTGTATTATAGTTCTATTTATTCTCAATCAACTTTCTACTCATTGTTTTCTACTCTTGTTTGATAGTTTTTCAATAAGGGTGATTGTTTCAAGGTTTAAAACTTATTTCtagaaataataaattaaaaaatattatttttatatttgttttaaaataaaaatattatttatggaTATCAGTATTCTTGAAAATTTGATCTTtccatattttttttctcaCCTTATAGGTTGGAAATAAAGATTTTCCTTGATATGAAAAAGTATACTAAAACAAAAtgtctaaaaataataataagaaataaataTTTGAAGATATTTTCCCAAGAacttatattataaaaaaaatattaatgtcaAAGaccattaaaaattttaattaacaaaaaatcaattatgttaaaaatactaaaaaaagactaagtaaatattatattaaagaGAAAGATCACACAATATTTGTAAATAGACAataatatctttattttttttcaaatttctaaTTTAAGATAATAGTTTTGTATTTGTCACCGtccatcttcttttcttttctaattttcGCCACCCCTCATAAAAGAGAAATGTTCATATACAAAagcatcatttaaaaaaaaaagttgattAATTAAATGCTAAAATATAagtgcctttttttttttaccaataattaaaagaaacaaacaaacaaGAAGCTGATGAACCAGCGGAAAAACCGATTGAGTTGAGGGAGCAAGTAAAGGGTTTGAAAGGATTAAAATTGAGTGACAAGGAGGTGTACGTTGTTGAGATGGGAGTGAAGGGAATTTGAAACAACAAAATTGGAGGAGGAACCGCCAGAGAATAGGAAAAAAGGTTGAAGAATGGGATAGGCATGGAAAATCCAGGAAGAAACAATACAAATAAGACAATACAAATGGAAAGAAAGAATCCAAAacacaagttttttttttttttttttgaagtgtaagaattaattatagaaTTGAGTCTAAAATATAATCGAtaataaaaaacattttgaGAATGAAGATAAGCTATGAAATTAAAAGTTAGCCGAATTATGATTTATGAATGATGAATTAGAGGTAATAAATAAAAGTGTATCGATAAAAATTTGAGTATATAGACAgttaaaaaaatgtttataaaaaaataaataataaaataatttaaagatatatttactttttgataaaaaaattagccctttttttaaataataaaaattaatgcttcttaattttagtattacaaattctttttaataattaactCCTTTTAAGATTTCTTTTCAGTAATTTTTCCTATTATAAACCAAATAAACTTTTAACTTATCCCTGAAATTAACCGAACAAGTTTATTGAAATACACAGCGATATTATTCTCATGTATAATGTATAATATTCCTCGAAGTTTTATTCATACAAATACAATTTTTAGGATCAATATCTTTTAAAGTGGGAAAATTAATAAAGTGATAAAGTGAGgagataattataaaatatgaatattttgttaaactatTGTGTTTATATGTCAGGATACATTTTGAATACGAAACTCATCAACATTTGTTTGATATTTGTGTTTGTATTTaatcatattttaattaaaaataaaaattttttcgaTACATTTAAATATACCTAAATACTATTAGGGATAagtatttttagttttattttttaacatgtattcttaaaatgagtttaaaaataatatatattattatttgttaaaacaaatattttaaatactttatataattaaaaaaagttattaaaaaataaaaaatttattttatattttaatatcaataaaatatcaaaatattattataatttatctaaaaaatactttatattttatatatatatatatatatcgtgTCCTCATattttataagattttaaaatttgtatgtTTACGTGTTTCGTATCGTGTCGTGTTCCATATCCATacatcataaaaaattaatcattcttaaattaagataataaaacatatattttataaaattacaaaattaataataattaacctTTCATTACTTTattactttattaattttttcatttttaagaTCCAAATTTCAGTTTCTAAGCTTGAAACAAAAGAAcgattattaataattttacttGTACCAAACCTTTAAGCATTACTACTCAAGAATAAGAGTAACAAAATGTAACATCTAAACATTAACTGAGACAAAAGTTAAGACCTATCCTCATAATATTAAAGCATATTAACATATAAGAAGGAATTTCTACAATATTTTATAGTTCTATGAGCTACTTTTTAGTTTTATGGGGGAaggcaaaaataaaaaaatggaagCAAGACAAAAGAAATATAAGAAAATGGAGTCAAACCTGCTCTTATGACGGTTGTTGGGATCACCGGTGGCATAGCCTTTGAAGTAGAAATAACGAGCAATGATATAAAGCACACCAAGAACACCACAAATTGAAGGGTGCTTGAGCCCTCCCAAAATCATGAGCATGAAGAATATTGCCATTGTTTCTAAAGAGTTTTGGTGCCCTCTCTGCATTcatccaaaaataaataaataaataacacaACGCTTAAAAAGTTTATTTGGATATCattaaattgttaaaaaaataaatacatattatTTTGATCCCtacaatttaaaataaaaatcaaaataatttctcatttttttttatttaaaatcatCTCTAACaatacaattatttttaaaattattcttttgttaaaaaaaataatttttggatATATTTACcctttataaaaattaataattatcatttgtttaagaaaaatatattaatactTATTAATACACTATAAATAAAGAGTTAATCTTGTAAAATGCTGCAAATTACATAATCTTCTCATATATGCATGCGTCTATAGAAAtttatagaattttaaaaaatttaatatactGGTCGACTACCACAAAAAGTTATTTGccttttagatttttttttttataaataagacaTTTTAAGAGAATAAGACTATGAATTCTTGATCTTTTTGTGGAATCTTTTACATCCTCAATACATATCCTCGTTAGTAGAacataattttttcttttaataaaaagCAAAGTATAATAAAGGGTTTGACTAATATATACTTGCAAAGTCACATGTAAAATTATTAAAgaacttttttataaaaatacaaaaaattcgAATTCTTAATacatttattatgtatttattaaaaataaaatatatataatagtttaatatATATCCTAAAAATATACATTAGCTAAAGCACTTAATAATTGAAGTGCGAAAATTATTAAATCGATATTATGTAactaacaaaatttattatgtttAGTCAATATTAGACTAACACTTTATATTCTAAATACTAAATTCTAGatcttaaatataaaattctaactcttaataatataaaataaattattgattaatattaataaaacatatttattatattaataaaaaatattatcctCCTAACATTTCTCGGgtaattattagttaattattgcAATTATTACCTGAATGCAGTTAAAGAGTTTGGCATCTTTGTTTTGGGATTCAGAAGCATAAAGGGTGGGATAAGGAACCTTGTACCTCTTGCGAGCAATGGCAACCTGTGCAGCCATGTAAAAGTTCAGGAAACAGTATATTACAAGAACAATCGCCACAAACCCATACTCTTTTGGGACCAACTCAATTATCGTCGCCATTTTTCTGTTGATTAGTAGTAGTAGTGGTTCTTCTTCTAAGTTTTAACAAGCATGCAGTGCTTTGGGATGATTTTGCTTTCAATATCAGATTGATGTTGAGATTAATATATAGACCAATTCAATTTGatattaaataattagtgtAGTACCCtgattattattagtattattcgGATTTTGATTTAGGCTTAGCAAAAGTGGTTTAGACGGACTACTTTAAATAGGTCCATAAGTAATTTTTTGAGTAATTACTCAAAtcagtttttaatagaaaaaaattttggaaattttctgtattaattttttctaaaaattaaaatgtctatttttaaaatttttgagaaCTAATATAGATTATTCTGTAGAAAAATAAACTGAGGATTGATTTTTCTGTTGGAATAAAATTTTGGGGATGTTTTTGtgtagtaatttttttttaagattaaaatattcacttttaaaatttttggatactaatttgagtaattactctaatttttttatttttaacttataaAAGGTTATAACATTAATGtttggtataatttttaaaaccaacttgtaattttttaaaaaattatttatttatgaaaaaattaaaaaaagtaatttctcttataatcaaattttttattatttttcttttaaaataagtacttttactactaaaaaatcaaacacaaaataatttatttataaattatttttaatttaatttttttattctaaactctttttatttaattaagttGTTTATTTAAACACGCTCCAAGTTAAATTTAACTAATATTTTGTATTCCAAGAAGAACATAGtaaaatgacataaaaataattttattattattttaatgagTCAGACAATAATGGAAGATAGTACTCATAGTGCTATCACGGTTACGTTGTCTCCGCAGATTGTCCTCCAAGGCAGAGATTATCAAGAGTCAACCTTTGACTAAATTAATGTGGCTTGCTCACTACTCTCCACAGAGCAAAACTTATAACGTCTCTcatgtttaattatattttgctATTACAAATAGAAATTCTTTAAAAAGATAACCAAGGTTTCGACTTTCGGTAAATATCTAGGGCTGaatatgtgtttttttttttttttattattacaaAGTGATTTGTAGTTATTTGTGTTAATAACGCTAGTGTTTTTTTTCCCTTATGTTTAACATTGATATATATGTTTCTATTTGAACATAACTAAATATTTTCAGTAATTAGGGTCTATTATGGACACCGATTTTACTCAAGTAGGTATCTCCTTTatgtaaataaattaaaataagcgAATTACATACCCAATTATCCAAAGGAAGACAAACATGAAACATGttaaaaataacattaaaagTTAATACTAAGTTTCTTATAATCAGTTAACACAAACACAGGTTTCCTGGCACCAAAAAACACAGGTTTATAGTTTATATGTAAACCACACTATTAATAAGTTCAGAAGTTTtaaatatacaaactcatagaaGCTAAACTCCTTTGATATTCTTTGTGCaaagatttaaatttaacaTCTAATAAACTCCTTAACACTTCCTTGGCCTGTTCCTTGAAGATTTCCTGAAAATTTATGCAAAAATATTAGATCCTCAAAGtgaaaaatcaaacaaaaatgTACACAAATTAAGCTAAGCAACAAACATTTTACCTTGAATATGAACCACCAAATTCTGTCTTACTTCCTAGGCTTAGTTTCTTAAATGTTGATGCAGATTCTTCAAGAAGTTCTATCTCAAACAATGCATCCTCAATTACTTGACCCAATTTCTTGTCTTCACTAGCATTGTGAAAACAATTTCTTTTCTTAGCATCAAGAACCAGTTTACTCCATATAGACTCACTATTAAACAATGTTGAACCATTTCCAACAATCCAAAGGCAATATCTACAAAAATcaaacaataaattttaatcaGCTTATGCATATTCTCATTTATAAATTAAGGTGGTAGTTTAGTTTAACATACCTAGCTCTTGTCAATGCCACATTTGTTCTTTGTCTGTTGGAAAGAAATCCAACTTTTCCAGCACCATTTGCTCTAACTGTTGATATTATGATAATATCTTCTTCGCCGCCTTGAAAGCCATCGACGGAGCGAACACTTAAACTGAAATCAGGGTCAGAAACGGAAGTGTAATTCTTAACTTTCTCTTGAATTTCATAAACTTGAGCATTGTAAGGAGATATGATTCCTATGCTAGTTTTCTTCTTTGTCCTCACAAACTCTgccaagaaaacaaaaagtgttgcACTAGTAAGAACACATAAAAATTACATTGACATAGTTAATGAGACAAGACAAGAAAAGGTGAGAGAATTTAACAACCTTTGTGGAGGTGTCCGACAATCTCAGAAATTACAGCAGCTTCAACAATGTTTTTTGTACTATGTCCAAGACCAATTTGTTCTCTGCCTTTAGCTACATTTATGAATGCATAAGAACCATAGATATCTCCTTCAAGGAATTTTTTGTTATAGGTTAAATTACTCAAAATTGGAGCATCAGAAAGCTTTCCTTCATAGAACTCTTCACTTGGAAATAAGCTAATTGAAGGACTCATCCTATACTGAACATTCAGCATATGCTTCTCATTTCCTAAGATTACCAACCTCTCAAATAAGCTTCTTCCAAATTCCGTCTTCTCAGCAATCTATAAGAAGTTGATCAATTTAAAAAACATAACACATAAAAATGATCAAGGTTCAATAAACAACAATTAAGATCACAAAAGAACTAACTATTTAGAAACAATGCTCAGTACCTTGCTTTTTACCAAGGCCGGAAGTTGTTTCTCGTCGCCGATTAAGACACAATGCCTAAGGCCTGGGAGCTGTAATGGTACGGTTGACTCGCATTCTTTAAGCTGTGCAGCTTCATCAACTACCAGAAATTTAAGCTGTGTCATTCCTTCTGTGAACAACTTTACAGAACTTGATGCTGTACAGAAAATCAGACAAGCATTTGACAAGCAGAATTTCTCGATTCCATGCTTGTCATTAGTGACCGGAATGAAAACGGATTGACAAAGTGTAGTTAGTATTCCAACACATAATTCTCTTTCCAGGCTTGGCCACCCCAAGCAGTCAATAATTTCtttttcctcattttcttcttcttcttcatcatcactATAATTCAGAGTTCTCCTGTACAGAACATGATTCAAGGAACTTTCAAGGGATCTAAGCAAATCTAAAGCTCTAGTCATCCTCCTCACATCACTGATCTGAATAAAAGATGTTGGCATGTGTGTGTACAAAGTCTGCATACAGAATTCAAGTTTTCCTTTCAGTTCCCTGAATTTCTTCTTCACAAATTGATCAAATGTCATTATACTTTCAATGAGAGAATGATACTTCTCTGCAATGTCACTGTATTTCATGTTCACAAATTCCTTCAATGTTTTAGAATCACCAAAGAGCAAGTTCATTCTATACTGGATTTCAACAGTGCTGTTTTCTTGATGCACAAAATCTTCAAATGGCATTAGGCCCTCCTCTTTCTGATACAATTTATATAGCTTCTTAGGTTCCTTAATCAGTTGAATCATTGATTCAATGCTATGTTTCCACCCACTTAGTGGAGCAAAACACTTAACAAGATTATTCACACGATTTTCGAGAAAGATATCTTTAAGGCCAAGATAAGTGTCAACCTTCATTCTAGAACTATTGCCAAATAGGACTATGTCTCCAAAACCATATGATTCATGCTCAAGTGAATCCTTAACAAGGCTATGCAGCCGCGACGCAACCGCCATCACTGCTGTGTTAGTTGGAGCACATGTCAATGTCCTGACTCTAAGCTTCAAAAGGGAAAATAAGATACAAGCCACAGTCTTGGTCTTCCCAGTCCCAGGAGGTCCCCATATAAGGTTCATGGTGCTGGTATGGTGACATTTTGTCATGCTCACACAGCTTGAAACTGCATGTTCTTGTGATTCATTGAGATTCTGAGACTGAATCATATTTCTTATGCTTGAAGTGCCAATAACATTTAGCTCTGAGGGGCATATTTGACATTTTCTTCCAATCTAAGAACAATAAAGAAAACATGTTACATGCTATTACCTCAGTGTTTTGAGAAATTAAGGTAATGAAAGAACTTAGAAGCATTCAGATTATGATAATTTTAAACAGTCCAAATCATGCACTAGATTTATGTAATGTATTTACACCTAGTGACTCATTTGcataaatttatatttacaAAGTAATTCACCATCAAACCAAAGTTAAAAAATGATATACAATAAATTATATAACCTAAATTCACAACCTCAATATATagaatagtttttttttttcccttacCATCATGTCAGGTCTTAGCACCTTTTCAATAATGCTCATATCTGCATCCTCTAGCTGTGAATTCAATGCCTTCCATATCCTAACATTTGTTAGAATGTTCATAAGATACACAACATAAAGCTTCTTAACACCACCACTTCTGTCATATTCATTCTTAGTCTCCATGTACTTGGAGGACAAAATTGGAATTGCATTGTCATATGCACGTTTTGGCCTAACAACATAACCAATATGGTAGAAGTTTTTGGGGCTGTTTAAATCATCTATGCATTTTGGTCTAATAGGAGTAAATGCAATAACATCTCCTAGCATAGGCTCATATGATTGTCCAATTTCACCACCTTCTTCCACATCATCTTTATCTacatcatcattatcactagtgTTCACCAATGTTAAGAGATAGAACAACTTCTTAGGAGGTTTGAAGAACTCTGTGTCCATTTCGACAGTCTTGATTTCGCAGAATCGAGCTCTAG
The Arachis stenosperma cultivar V10309 chromosome 7, arast.V10309.gnm1.PFL2, whole genome shotgun sequence genome window above contains:
- the LOC130942209 gene encoding uncharacterized protein LOC130942209; the encoded protein is MATIIELVPKEYGFVAIVLVIYCFLNFYMAAQVAIARKRYKVPYPTLYASESQNKDAKLFNCIQRGHQNSLETMAIFFMLMILGGLKHPSICGVLGVLYIIARYFYFKGYATGDPNNRHKSRILFFVPRVGLMLCAISFGCTLLFKNYWVKLNVASSVSCGGLLRNN
- the LOC130941840 gene encoding uncharacterized protein LOC130941840, coding for MSKTSREDHDDESSLLDIVFSWNLKDVLNDNHYKHKVSKIPETFNSVKEYMNSFIPSLIEETRSDMCSGLKGVSRARFCEIKTVEMDTEFFKPPKKLFYLLTLVNTSDNDDVDKDDVEEGGEIGQSYEPMLGDVIAFTPIRPKCIDDLNSPKNFYHIGYVVRPKRAYDNAIPILSSKYMETKNEYDRSGGVKKLYVVYLMNILTNVRIWKALNSQLEDADMSIIEKVLRPDMMIGRKCQICPSELNVIGTSSIRNMIQSQNLNESQEHAVSSCVSMTKCHHTSTMNLIWGPPGTGKTKTVACILFSLLKLRVRTLTCAPTNTAVMAVASRLHSLVKDSLEHESYGFGDIVLFGNSSRMKVDTYLGLKDIFLENRVNNLVKCFAPLSGWKHSIESMIQLIKEPKKLYKLYQKEEGLMPFEDFVHQENSTVEIQYRMNLLFGDSKTLKEFVNMKYSDIAEKYHSLIESIMTFDQFVKKKFRELKGKLEFCMQTLYTHMPTSFIQISDVRRMTRALDLLRSLESSLNHVLYRRTLNYSDDEEEEENEEKEIIDCLGWPSLERELCVGILTTLCQSVFIPVTNDKHGIEKFCLSNACLIFCTASSSVKLFTEGMTQLKFLVVDEAAQLKECESTVPLQLPGLRHCVLIGDEKQLPALVKSKIAEKTEFGRSLFERLVILGNEKHMLNVQYRMSPSISLFPSEEFYEGKLSDAPILSNLTYNKKFLEGDIYGSYAFINVAKGREQIGLGHSTKNIVEAAVISEIVGHLHKEFVRTKKKTSIGIISPYNAQVYEIQEKVKNYTSVSDPDFSLSVRSVDGFQGGEEDIIIISTVRANGAGKVGFLSNRQRTNVALTRARYCLWIVGNGSTLFNSESIWSKLVLDAKKRNCFHNASEDKKLGQVIEDALFEIELLEESASTFKKLSLGSKTEFGGSYSRKSSRNRPRKC